A single window of Thermodesulfovibrionia bacterium DNA harbors:
- a CDS encoding tetratricopeptide repeat protein has protein sequence MSKISNRSDILIIGVTLFLSGFCGISYEVIYSRMLGNLIGDHFIVNASLLLTFLLGIGIGTKLAHRISRYLWAVEICIGFYAIGFTLLTPGIEAFLYNVLPANSIGMSVLASSILLAIPACLVGVSLPLFSAYLKHLRKGNVFAITYMIYNFGAAVTAIVIEFYLIRHLGIRNTAFLIGEFNLIIGLALFLRRRHIVPQIGRMEEVAYPLRVILPLIILSIASAVFQLLGLKIAEFIFGPFNETFAMVLGVVLFGIAFGTLLGRKFNISFAALLFFNLLYLTLLIPGFSYFVKLYAAYFSLFNSFSPLLWKIIILFLIMGPGTICFGAAIPSLIKQEENVAKESGHLLFVSSLANAAGYLLMVLVIHPNFEYGQIIVMIIFMLSAAFLITKWQAKKAAAVVCAAALAGVFLLHTFWNEDILYLDYLSFTSKNRYEKELKSYESGKRFKKYDETFAINRMDGQEFFFINGFTSIALNSAAEYIVGVLSSLPSHSTDSAMVLGLGSGATAGTVGQIFDHLDVVEISSIIIEKQPMLSMHNFDIASRKNVNIISDDGIRYTKITDKKYDLILNTVTSPLYFSSSKLYTVDFFRDVKTKLKKGGIYTTWLDSRVGDKGMDIILKSLSSEFKYCWVAIMKPSYFLLLCSDEPLKLRQEEKVFSNKGLKDFFLREHSIDIKTLRYAFVSANAFDHISAGSKAPLNTLDLPELEFEVSRLKHRGIKRFVDSIIGNYSADKAERNIFTGSPIDWYDLVTYYYQVDREFPYSRVFYKMAERHVEGFQEQFPSHILSSYRQAASEFPSSDRKNSLAKWLMSFDMYAEEEAVLREILNDDPGYYKIRHRIAKAVYWQGKYDEAILLFNEALKINPDNADTMFWLGRTYYKQKAYADSLKWFRRCLERDPQYDDANYYAGLASIGAGDTADAKAFFKRELVVDPEDKKPLKFL, from the coding sequence ATGTCTAAAATCTCAAACAGATCTGATATTCTGATAATCGGAGTAACGCTATTCCTCTCCGGCTTTTGCGGAATTTCCTATGAAGTTATCTACTCCCGCATGCTGGGGAACCTGATAGGCGACCATTTCATAGTCAACGCGTCGCTTCTGCTCACATTTCTTCTTGGTATCGGCATCGGAACCAAACTGGCTCACAGGATATCGCGCTATCTATGGGCGGTTGAGATCTGCATAGGTTTTTATGCAATAGGATTTACTTTATTAACACCGGGTATTGAGGCATTCCTTTATAATGTCCTGCCTGCCAATTCCATAGGCATGAGCGTTCTGGCATCCAGTATCCTTCTTGCTATTCCTGCCTGCCTCGTTGGCGTGAGCCTGCCTTTGTTCTCTGCATACCTGAAACACCTTCGAAAAGGAAATGTCTTTGCGATAACTTACATGATCTACAACTTTGGCGCGGCTGTGACCGCCATAGTTATAGAATTTTATCTTATAAGACATCTCGGCATCAGGAACACGGCATTTTTAATAGGTGAGTTCAATCTTATAATCGGCCTCGCGCTTTTTCTGAGGCGCAGGCATATTGTTCCGCAGATCGGCCGGATGGAAGAGGTGGCATATCCTCTGAGAGTGATCCTTCCGCTGATAATCCTGAGCATAGCGAGCGCAGTATTCCAGCTTTTGGGGCTTAAGATCGCGGAGTTTATCTTCGGCCCGTTCAATGAGACCTTTGCAATGGTACTGGGGGTGGTCTTGTTCGGCATCGCTTTCGGCACATTGCTCGGCCGTAAATTCAATATAAGTTTTGCCGCGCTTCTTTTCTTCAACCTGCTGTATCTGACCTTACTGATACCGGGCTTTTCGTATTTTGTGAAATTGTATGCTGCTTATTTCAGCCTGTTTAACTCATTTTCTCCTCTTCTCTGGAAGATAATAATACTCTTTCTGATAATGGGGCCCGGCACCATATGCTTCGGCGCTGCCATCCCTTCCCTTATAAAACAGGAGGAGAACGTTGCCAAGGAGTCGGGGCATCTGCTCTTTGTCTCGAGCCTTGCCAATGCCGCAGGGTATCTTTTGATGGTGCTTGTCATACACCCTAATTTTGAGTACGGCCAGATAATCGTCATGATAATATTTATGCTGTCAGCAGCGTTTTTAATTACAAAATGGCAGGCAAAAAAGGCTGCGGCTGTTGTTTGTGCAGCAGCTCTTGCAGGTGTGTTTCTGCTTCATACCTTCTGGAATGAGGACATCCTGTATCTGGACTACCTCTCATTCACATCTAAAAACAGGTATGAAAAAGAGCTCAAGTCCTATGAAAGCGGAAAGAGGTTTAAGAAATATGATGAGACCTTTGCGATAAACAGGATGGACGGCCAGGAATTCTTCTTTATTAACGGTTTCACCAGTATCGCGCTTAACTCAGCGGCTGAATATATAGTCGGTGTACTCTCAAGCCTTCCGTCACATTCGACTGATAGCGCGATGGTACTCGGCCTCGGAAGCGGGGCTACGGCAGGAACGGTCGGACAGATATTTGACCATCTTGATGTGGTGGAGATAAGCTCTATTATCATAGAGAAACAGCCGATGTTGAGCATGCATAATTTTGATATTGCTTCGAGAAAGAATGTCAATATCATAAGCGATGACGGGATACGGTATACAAAGATCACAGACAAAAAATATGACCTTATCCTGAACACAGTCACCTCCCCGCTCTACTTCAGCTCGAGCAAACTCTATACAGTTGATTTTTTCCGGGATGTCAAGACAAAGCTGAAAAAGGGAGGGATATACACGACATGGCTTGATTCCAGAGTGGGTGACAAAGGCATGGATATAATCCTGAAGAGCCTTAGCTCTGAGTTCAAATACTGCTGGGTGGCGATAATGAAGCCGTCATATTTTCTGCTCCTCTGCTCTGATGAACCTTTGAAACTGCGCCAGGAGGAGAAGGTATTCTCCAATAAAGGGCTTAAGGACTTCTTTCTGCGCGAACACAGTATTGATATTAAGACATTGAGGTATGCTTTTGTTTCTGCAAACGCCTTTGATCATATCTCTGCCGGCTCTAAGGCGCCGCTGAACACCCTGGACCTTCCCGAGCTTGAATTTGAGGTATCAAGGCTGAAACACCGCGGCATCAAAAGATTTGTGGATAGTATCATTGGTAACTATTCGGCAGATAAGGCAGAACGAAATATCTTTACCGGATCGCCAATTGACTGGTATGACCTGGTCACCTATTATTATCAGGTCGACCGTGAATTCCCTTACAGCCGCGTCTTTTATAAAATGGCAGAGAGGCATGTTGAAGGGTTTCAGGAGCAGTTCCCGTCGCACATTCTTTCAAGCTACCGGCAGGCGGCTTCTGAATTTCCGTCATCAGACAGAAAAAACAGCCTGGCGAAATGGCTTATGAGTTTCGATATGTACGCTGAAGAAGAAGCTGTGCTCAGGGAAATTCTTAATGATGACCCCGGCTACTATAAAATAAGGCACAGGATCGCTAAGGCCGTCTACTGGCAGGGCAAGTATGATGAAGCCATACTGCTCTTCAATGAAGCTCTTAAGATCAATCCGGACAATGCTGACACCATGTTTTGGTTGGGACGGACTTATTACAAACAAAAAGCCTATGCTGACTCGCTCAAATGGTTCAGGAGATGTCTGGAGAGGGACCCACAGTATGACGATGCAAATTACTATGCCGGGCTTGCAAGCATAGGAGCCGGAGACACGGCTGATGCCAAGGCTTTCTTTAAAAGAGAACTGGTAGTGGACCCTGAGGACAAGAAGCCTTTAAAATTTCTTTAG
- a CDS encoding MopE-related protein, with protein MDFIKNTKGIALIQMALLIILIGILLAYGIMKLGPEVGKEKRLDTKNKIDAAVQAVIGFAAANDRLPTASEFPGLVRDPKDVWGNALVYWPDDNLDNDDSTICGRGTTDTVVNECGEDATCVTDITPNSNVAFLIFSIGENMNRQTRINENENENENENENENENENENENENENENGASATIQTYEYGLAGIDDDTALLNRPEAYKDIVVWMDLNELKIKAGCLANQFKIVNSSLPSGTWNVPYIANLYAQGGVPISDGGDSDTEPDYEWCVTKDLLPIGVSYLCNGNLAVSADCSLSTGTWQQCTNLEISGTPNVEGVNNLPIYARDGDNNLTQKVFGLLIRPTPGLHVCDETEGWYRVWNSTGNKHDFQLTGELCYDVAEGDEITVDGSSRTLSRNEVINQFATSNGACNNLQNIASFNQAVLADINADCCIKFTDFDPPDYTLFVDRVCPAVANDIDHDGYIIGVDCNDNDASINPGAADIDCDNVDDDCDGTADDGYVVTPTNCGVGVCASTGQIECQSGSVVDTCSAGSPAQSPESSCADGLDNDCDGLTDGADPSCITDICAVGGVTVLNSTSSNKKYKINVETSCNTWTKNTTKIVGSTATWKIYSGSGSCTTLLCTKTYSDFRAADVNNNCNAKITGSCTLGDN; from the coding sequence ATGGATTTTATAAAAAATACAAAAGGTATAGCCCTTATACAGATGGCTCTGTTAATTATATTGATAGGCATACTCCTGGCTTATGGCATCATGAAGTTAGGGCCGGAGGTTGGAAAGGAGAAGCGGCTCGATACGAAGAACAAAATAGATGCGGCTGTTCAGGCTGTCATAGGTTTTGCAGCGGCAAATGACCGCCTTCCAACTGCTTCAGAGTTCCCCGGGCTGGTAAGGGATCCAAAGGATGTATGGGGTAACGCCCTTGTCTATTGGCCTGATGACAACCTTGACAATGATGACAGCACTATCTGCGGAAGAGGCACGACCGATACTGTTGTTAATGAATGCGGGGAAGATGCAACATGTGTTACCGATATAACCCCAAACTCGAATGTAGCATTTCTAATATTCAGCATCGGAGAGAACATGAATAGGCAGACACGTATTAATGAGAATGAGAATGAGAATGAGAATGAGAATGAGAATGAGAATGAGAATGAGAATGAGAATGAGAATGAGAATGAGAATGAGAATGGGGCAAGTGCGACCATCCAGACATATGAGTATGGATTAGCTGGAATTGATGACGATACTGCCCTCCTGAACAGGCCTGAGGCATATAAGGATATCGTTGTGTGGATGGACCTTAATGAATTGAAGATAAAGGCGGGCTGTCTCGCAAATCAGTTCAAGATAGTAAACAGTTCGCTGCCTTCAGGAACCTGGAATGTTCCATATATTGCAAACTTATATGCCCAGGGAGGAGTACCCATTTCAGACGGCGGGGATTCAGACACCGAGCCTGATTATGAATGGTGTGTGACAAAAGATCTCCTGCCCATCGGAGTGAGTTATCTTTGCAACGGAAATCTTGCTGTTTCTGCTGACTGCAGCCTTTCAACCGGGACATGGCAGCAGTGTACAAATCTCGAGATCTCAGGGACACCGAATGTGGAGGGTGTTAACAATCTTCCCATATATGCAAGGGATGGTGACAACAACCTTACACAGAAGGTTTTTGGCCTGTTAATAAGGCCGACCCCCGGGTTACATGTATGTGACGAAACCGAGGGCTGGTACAGGGTATGGAATAGCACAGGCAATAAACATGATTTCCAACTTACAGGAGAATTATGTTATGACGTTGCAGAAGGGGATGAAATAACCGTCGACGGCAGTTCCAGGACGCTCAGCCGGAATGAAGTAATAAATCAATTCGCCACATCAAACGGGGCATGTAATAATCTGCAGAATATCGCAAGCTTCAACCAGGCGGTTCTTGCTGACATCAATGCTGATTGCTGTATAAAATTTACTGACTTTGACCCGCCTGATTATACGTTGTTTGTAGACAGGGTCTGTCCTGCCGTAGCCAATGATATCGATCATGACGGATATATAATAGGCGTTGACTGCAATGACAACGATGCAAGCATAAATCCGGGCGCTGCTGACATCGACTGTGACAATGTAGATGATGACTGTGACGGCACTGCTGATGATGGTTATGTAGTGACACCAACGAACTGCGGGGTCGGTGTATGCGCTTCAACAGGACAGATAGAGTGCCAGAGCGGAAGCGTGGTGGATACCTGCTCAGCCGGTTCTCCTGCGCAATCACCTGAATCTTCATGTGCAGACGGCCTTGATAACGACTGCGACGGATTGACTGATGGTGCAGACCCGAGTTGCATTACAGATATCTGCGCGGTCGGCGGTGTGACTGTATTAAATAGTACAAGTTCAAATAAGAAATATAAGATAAATGTCGAAACCAGTTGTAACACATGGACGAAGAACACCACAAAAATTGTTGGATCGACAGCTACCTGGAAGATTTATTCAGGTAGCGGCAGCTGCACTACTCTTCTCTGTACCAAAACCTATTCAGATTTCAGGGCAGCGGATGTGAACAATAATTGCAATGCAAAGATCACCGGCTCGTGTACGCTGGGCGATAATTAA
- a CDS encoding type II secretion system protein — MHIRDREKGFSLVELAIVMIIVGLLFALGLKMLGPLVQRLKHTDTKETLKASYEAVIGFAATHDRLPTVAEFKVLATASKDVWGNAIIYRPADELTPEQTVCERSTTNLYVCDIDSGCNEGTDIDNVAFFILSRGANLNIQTNIYDTVDTSATSATIRTYSRDFANIDDMSGSVQWPDPVGSRPEAYKDIVKWITLADLRTKAGCAGAELKISNNTLNGCDNNVPYSDKIFADGGIPFSSGGKYKWCREESSDSGLTFVADDLSTSVPSTANDPVDETDGCVNEVEDGGNWIQSNSLIISGRPNKDPDSYKFKFYVRDNNDPAVGGRDKVTSKSFVLSIDPGCTSLDVVNNTGADYRFKKNGGICTTWPQGDIMNILYGQTAEIFSQLGCVDTPCYKTYGNFSAEDTDLNGIVEMTDWIAGTPSTCTIVEYTTH; from the coding sequence ATGCATATAAGAGATAGAGAAAAAGGTTTCAGTCTGGTAGAGCTTGCGATAGTAATGATAATAGTCGGACTGCTCTTCGCATTAGGACTCAAGATGCTGGGGCCTCTGGTACAGAGGCTGAAGCATACCGATACCAAAGAGACATTGAAGGCTTCTTATGAAGCAGTAATAGGCTTTGCCGCAACACATGACAGGCTGCCGACCGTAGCTGAGTTTAAGGTTTTGGCCACAGCTTCCAAGGATGTGTGGGGTAATGCGATAATATACAGGCCTGCTGATGAGCTGACTCCTGAACAAACTGTTTGCGAAAGAAGCACGACCAATTTATATGTTTGTGATATAGATTCGGGATGCAATGAAGGTACAGATATAGACAATGTTGCATTTTTTATCCTGAGCAGAGGAGCTAACCTGAATATCCAGACAAATATTTATGATACTGTTGATACTTCGGCTACCTCTGCGACGATCAGGACTTATTCACGGGATTTCGCGAACATTGACGATATGTCCGGTTCTGTTCAATGGCCTGACCCTGTCGGCTCCAGGCCGGAGGCATATAAAGATATTGTTAAATGGATCACGCTTGCTGACCTGAGGACAAAGGCAGGCTGTGCGGGAGCAGAGCTTAAGATCAGCAATAATACGCTCAATGGATGTGATAACAATGTGCCATACAGTGATAAGATATTTGCTGATGGTGGTATTCCGTTTTCATCAGGCGGTAAATATAAGTGGTGCAGGGAGGAGAGCAGCGATTCAGGCCTGACATTTGTAGCTGATGATCTTTCCACTTCTGTTCCTTCGACTGCTAATGACCCTGTGGATGAGACTGATGGTTGTGTCAACGAAGTTGAGGATGGGGGCAATTGGATACAGTCTAATTCTCTTATCATCTCAGGCCGGCCTAATAAGGATCCTGACTCGTATAAGTTCAAATTCTATGTCAGGGATAATAATGATCCAGCAGTAGGCGGCCGTGATAAAGTTACAAGTAAATCATTTGTGCTGTCGATAGATCCAGGCTGTACTTCTCTGGATGTAGTAAATAATACCGGGGCTGACTACAGATTTAAGAAAAATGGCGGTATCTGTACAACATGGCCGCAAGGCGATATCATGAATATCCTCTATGGGCAGACTGCTGAGATATTTAGCCAATTAGGTTGCGTTGATACACCATGTTACAAAACGTATGGTAACTTTTCTGCCGAGGATACTGACCTTAACGGCATTGTTGAAATGACTGACTGGATTGCAGGTACCCCATCCACTTGTACTATTGTTGAATATACTACCCATTGA
- a CDS encoding glycosyltransferase family 39 protein produces the protein MNKDKKNDFIIVGFLFLLVIIIRLPSFFYSVFDWDESTFILMGQSILDGNIPYVEAWDNKPPFAYSIYSMFIYFFGKTIFAVRLGGMLFIFLASVLLYMAGEALYNKTAGVIAAIFLIVFVSARKWGLSIMIEHLMLVPTSLILLVVLTRKLDNKMAFVTGLILGAGILMRQNMAFDSLAVLAVFLTGITMPDTDISERFKRCFFLISGIFVPVFAVIVYYVLNGELRLFINTNISVAIAHVSESTSIYRKFELLFTNIKREFADGNILLWICFPHGILSIFFFQKNKDIKRAVAAMLIIFLAQVFSIFYTGTIFGYHYLGLITPIMALVCGVAISFWFSSGVGRVMAVRFIAVFVIAAGLIFSLHKHVSPLYREIASKVMLRQPLEDDTCYKIAEYLNKEYVKGKYIYMLNNCHIVYFLTDSRMPTKYVHPTNIIKYDYMLKVIDGPEATDEKELQKILLKKPEFIVYKDGSWPTPDDDFRKMLFIELEKQYRLVKVISDDHSIYKRKRS, from the coding sequence ATGAACAAAGATAAAAAAAACGACTTTATTATTGTTGGCTTTCTCTTTCTTCTGGTAATCATTATCAGGCTCCCGTCTTTTTTTTATTCTGTCTTTGACTGGGACGAAAGCACATTTATACTTATGGGGCAGAGCATCCTTGACGGCAATATCCCGTATGTTGAGGCATGGGATAATAAACCGCCTTTTGCATATTCCATTTACTCAATGTTCATTTATTTTTTCGGCAAGACTATTTTTGCGGTAAGATTGGGAGGAATGCTCTTTATTTTCCTTGCTTCTGTACTCTTATACATGGCCGGGGAAGCACTTTATAATAAAACAGCAGGGGTTATTGCCGCAATATTTCTTATAGTCTTTGTCAGTGCAAGAAAATGGGGATTGAGCATCATGATAGAGCATCTTATGCTTGTGCCTACCTCACTTATATTATTGGTAGTATTAACCAGGAAACTTGATAATAAAATGGCCTTTGTGACCGGCTTGATACTTGGTGCCGGGATCCTTATGAGGCAGAATATGGCCTTTGACAGCCTGGCTGTTCTGGCAGTATTTTTAACGGGCATTACAATGCCCGACACAGATATTTCGGAGCGTTTCAAGAGATGCTTTTTTCTGATATCAGGGATTTTTGTTCCTGTTTTTGCAGTGATTGTTTATTACGTTCTAAACGGTGAACTGCGGCTTTTTATAAATACTAATATCTCAGTGGCAATTGCGCATGTGAGCGAGAGCACTTCGATATATAGAAAGTTCGAATTGTTATTTACAAATATCAAGCGGGAGTTTGCAGACGGCAATATACTTTTGTGGATATGTTTCCCACATGGAATTTTATCGATCTTCTTTTTTCAGAAGAACAAGGATATTAAGAGGGCTGTGGCTGCTATGCTGATAATTTTTCTTGCGCAGGTTTTTTCGATCTTTTATACCGGAACTATTTTTGGTTATCACTATCTGGGGCTGATAACACCTATAATGGCTCTGGTCTGCGGGGTTGCCATATCCTTTTGGTTCTCAAGCGGTGTGGGAAGAGTGATGGCAGTAAGATTTATTGCTGTTTTTGTTATTGCAGCCGGTCTGATATTTTCATTGCATAAGCATGTTTCCCCTCTTTACAGGGAGATTGCTTCAAAAGTTATGCTTCGTCAGCCGTTAGAGGATGATACCTGCTATAAAATTGCAGAATATCTAAACAAAGAGTATGTCAAAGGTAAATATATATACATGCTCAATAACTGTCATATTGTCTATTTTCTGACTGATAGCAGGATGCCTACCAAATATGTGCATCCAACAAACATTATAAAATATGATTATATGTTGAAGGTCATAGACGGCCCTGAAGCCACAGATGAGAAAGAGCTGCAGAAGATACTCTTAAAAAAACCTGAATTTATTGTATATAAGGATGGCAGCTGGCCGACTCCGGATGATGACTTCAGAAAGATGCTTTTTATTGAGTTGGAGAAACAATACAGATTAGTAAAGGTGATTAGTGATGATCATTCTATTTACAAGAGGAAGCGCTCCTAA
- a CDS encoding prepilin-type N-terminal cleavage/methylation domain-containing protein, whose translation MSTLKKEKGFSLVELAIVFVVMGVLLAVGIKMLAPMLGRAKINETDKIVKAAVDSIVGYVAIEHELPDEFKAVVTTSEDIWGNDLIFRAANMNPVDICNESKTDMEVTSCFDQECSPSRSVTIPNIALVVFSKGEDLKKQTDEAGVKVYPKGTVIKDPGGLYNDMVYDDVVKWVSLNELRVKAGCTGAPLKILNNELPTCGKSEDNLSMVYKATIYADGGVGNYQWCRQESSITGLKFKYSDNDSDILAASASCTWDAATSTGTGTWVLANNIKIEADPSVGNDSYNLTFYVHDADGNIASKSLVTTLDPSCIPVELTAEIAEDPEEAAGTPDVYVCHQTCTTSCETVTYTCPSDNSNSNGNGNMNGNSNSWDKDSNGNSNANGNGNENGNSNLNANDNGAYGYDGCVEWSEEVCAAPVCTGSDLQIDVADLAEHTGHGDPLGACDSGIVVIDGDKDNDNYSDKDEYDCSGGSKDGISNSNSTPSDKDGDGWCDGKDAYDNDNSQH comes from the coding sequence ATGAGTACTTTAAAAAAAGAGAAAGGATTTTCACTGGTTGAATTGGCAATAGTCTTTGTGGTTATGGGTGTTCTTCTGGCGGTCGGGATAAAGATGTTAGCTCCGATGCTCGGCAGGGCTAAAATCAACGAGACCGACAAGATAGTTAAGGCGGCAGTGGACTCAATAGTAGGCTATGTTGCGATAGAGCATGAGTTGCCTGATGAATTTAAAGCAGTGGTGACAACTTCTGAAGATATCTGGGGGAATGATCTTATCTTCCGTGCCGCTAATATGAATCCAGTTGATATCTGCAACGAGAGCAAAACTGATATGGAAGTAACAAGCTGTTTCGATCAGGAATGTTCTCCTTCTCGTAGTGTTACGATTCCAAATATTGCCCTTGTTGTTTTCAGTAAAGGTGAGGACTTGAAAAAGCAGACGGATGAGGCTGGTGTCAAGGTTTATCCTAAGGGTACTGTTATTAAAGATCCCGGTGGGCTTTATAATGACATGGTTTATGATGACGTTGTCAAATGGGTCTCTCTCAATGAACTCAGGGTGAAGGCGGGCTGTACCGGAGCGCCGCTGAAGATACTTAATAATGAACTTCCTACATGCGGGAAATCGGAAGACAATTTATCTATGGTATACAAGGCAACCATATACGCCGATGGCGGGGTGGGAAATTATCAATGGTGCAGACAGGAAAGCAGCATCACCGGCTTAAAATTTAAATACAGCGACAATGATTCTGACATCCTTGCTGCTTCTGCATCCTGCACTTGGGATGCCGCAACCTCTACAGGGACAGGGACATGGGTATTAGCTAATAATATTAAAATCGAGGCAGACCCAAGTGTTGGGAATGACTCTTATAACCTGACATTCTATGTCCATGACGCTGACGGCAATATAGCATCTAAATCATTAGTCACAACGCTTGATCCTTCATGTATACCAGTGGAGCTAACTGCTGAGATCGCTGAAGATCCGGAGGAAGCAGCGGGTACTCCTGATGTGTATGTCTGCCACCAGACATGCACGACTTCATGTGAGACCGTAACTTACACATGCCCGTCTGATAACTCTAACTCTAACGGCAACGGTAATATGAATGGCAACTCTAACAGCTGGGATAAAGACTCTAACGGCAATTCCAATGCCAACGGCAACGGTAATGAAAACGGCAACTCTAACCTTAATGCTAATGACAATGGTGCCTATGGTTATGACGGTTGTGTTGAGTGGAGTGAAGAAGTCTGCGCCGCCCCTGTGTGTACCGGAAGTGATCTGCAGATCGATGTAGCTGACCTTGCAGAACATACAGGGCATGGCGATCCGCTCGGCGCATGTGATTCAGGTATCGTAGTTATTGACGGCGATAAGGACAATGACAATTATAGTGATAAAGATGAATACGATTGCAGTGGCGGCAGCAAAGACGGTATAAGCAATTCCAACAGTACACCGTCTGATAAAGATGGAGACGGATGGTGTGACGGTAAAGATGCCTATGACAATGACAATAGCCAGCATTAA
- a CDS encoding prepilin-type N-terminal cleavage/methylation domain-containing protein, producing MKDKRGFNIVEMAIVLVVVGMLIAIGVVMLIPLTNRMKHKETEKTIADAAEAVIGFADINHRLPTAAEFIDVAVKATDTWGNNLVYIPDPNLVIADSICVANASDTEVDVCGDPSCATPIDNADNSAFLILSAGPNLNIQTNTAVSPIKVYNEGLPGIDDYTPVMNRPQSYDDIFKWVVLPELRLRAGCEGSLLRILENPLPSGLISQAYDTDIFATGGVPWADGGDADAADDYRWCVTASLPDGLSYSCNGALVFSASCGWDAATATETGTWQQCTSLEISGTPATSGSFSLPVYARDNADNTDMRSFAFTISQISGLNICPQYRAWNVAPGTHKDYLIRAGSEPGDPISGACDNVPLNDEITAHIKTLMRGEVLEQWQTSNATCATSMVVRLTYNQAIALDTNGDCCLEFLNNVIVEKVCP from the coding sequence TTGAAAGACAAGAGAGGCTTCAACATAGTGGAGATGGCCATTGTCCTTGTTGTAGTGGGCATGCTCATTGCGATAGGTGTTGTGATGCTGATACCTTTGACAAACAGGATGAAACATAAAGAGACAGAGAAGACGATCGCAGATGCCGCTGAGGCGGTCATAGGTTTTGCAGATATAAATCACCGCCTGCCGACTGCTGCTGAGTTCATTGATGTCGCAGTAAAAGCAACTGATACATGGGGGAATAACCTTGTTTATATCCCTGACCCGAATCTTGTAATTGCAGATAGTATCTGTGTGGCAAACGCGTCAGATACAGAAGTGGATGTATGCGGAGATCCCTCATGCGCAACTCCCATAGATAATGCGGATAATTCAGCATTTCTTATCCTTAGCGCAGGGCCGAATCTTAATATTCAGACTAATACTGCCGTCAGCCCTATAAAGGTATATAACGAGGGATTACCCGGGATAGATGATTATACTCCCGTTATGAACAGGCCCCAGTCATATGATGATATCTTCAAGTGGGTAGTGCTTCCTGAACTAAGGCTCAGGGCAGGATGTGAGGGAAGCCTGTTGAGGATACTTGAAAACCCGCTTCCATCAGGGCTTATATCTCAGGCATATGATACTGATATCTTTGCCACAGGCGGTGTGCCGTGGGCTGACGGGGGTGACGCTGATGCTGCGGATGATTACAGATGGTGCGTGACCGCAAGCCTGCCTGACGGCTTAAGTTATAGCTGTAACGGCGCCCTTGTTTTCTCAGCATCCTGCGGATGGGATGCCGCAACAGCGACAGAGACCGGGACATGGCAGCAGTGCACCAGCCTTGAGATATCAGGAACTCCGGCAACCAGCGGTTCTTTCAGCCTGCCCGTATACGCGAGAGATAATGCCGACAATACTGACATGAGGTCATTTGCTTTTACAATAAGCCAGATATCCGGATTGAATATCTGTCCTCAATACAGGGCGTGGAATGTTGCCCCGGGCACTCATAAAGATTATCTTATAAGGGCTGGCAGTGAGCCGGGAGATCCTATATCAGGAGCATGTGACAATGTTCCATTGAACGATGAGATAACCGCTCATATAAAGACTCTTATGCGTGGAGAAGTGCTGGAGCAATGGCAGACTTCAAACGCCACCTGCGCCACAAGCATGGTGGTGCGTTTGACCTATAATCAGGCGATAGCGCTTGATACAAACGGAGACTGCTGCCTTGAGTTTCTTAATAATGTTATTGTTGAGAAGGTCTGCCCATGA